The Lolium perenne isolate Kyuss_39 chromosome 6, Kyuss_2.0, whole genome shotgun sequence genome segment AACACAGACCTCACTTGGTGCTACTCCTGCCAGACATGCCTCGCCGGAGATGTGGCCGCGCTGTGACCGAACCAGAAAACAGAAATCTCCATAAATTCTGAAACTTATGCAAATTTAGATGAAGAAAATCCAGCCAATTAGTTTGATTAGGAAGGGCAAGGAGCACACTCAAATGAGTTTCCTTCCTAACTTTGTCAACCCACAATGAATCCGTACAGGCCGGGTCATGAGCTCCACATCTATGGCTTTCTATTTTGTTCCCCGAGATAACGGCACGGCTCGAACGACAGCGCAGCCGACCCACGGCGTGGCTCCCTCTGGTCCTCCCAGCATCGTCTCCCTCAATGTCGCTAATCGCGGTGGAGGTTTGAATCTGAAGCTAGCTGTTGCCCCGCCGCAGCTCATGGTGTTCTCCCGGATCAGGCCAGGTGGGGCTAGTTCTGGTCAACGCTCGTAGGAGGGTGGGGCGCGGTAACCGGAAGAGGAGGGGAACGGAGCGCCGTCGGCCGCGCAAAGACCACACTGGGCAAAAATATAACCGAACCGGTACTGTGGTATCCTGTGTATTATGTGATTTAATCCTGTGTATTATGTGATTTAGTGGGAGGACAAAACGGTCCTAAAAAAACGTTGACGAttttttttggcagaaaccttagctcctttattattaggcatAGATTCCATGTGCAAATGAATGCTAGATTGGTACTACATCCTATCATCTTTAATTGACGTGCTTACGTGCATGTGCATGTTCGGGTGGCTACCCTGATCGGAGGTAGAACTAGTAAAAGCTAACCGCCAAACCATGTTCCTGGGACGATCGGAGGTACCAGTTAGAACTAGTAAGTAGTTCAGTTCATAGATAATTTTCAGCTTACGTGAACAATTGTTTTTCTAAGTCTTTGGGGACCAAATACTGCTCCACTGTAtagaaactactccctccgtactGTTTTAatcgacgtggagcggtacataCCAATGTACTTTCACGTGATGGCGTGCGTCGATTAAATAAGAACTGAGGTAGTACTTAGTACTTCTCTTGAACTCAGTAACACCCGCGGCATTTCAAGTTTTCACGTTACTTATGCAACTCAACACAGCAAGTTTTCATGAGTAGAATGTCACTGCCCCAGTGAGAAGAGTGTCACTGTGCGTTTCATACGAAGGCACGGCCAGAAAAGTCTCTTTATTTGGTGATCTAGGCTGCATCAGTTGGTATCCAAATGCCAGTTTGTTTGCTTGGTCGCATGCTTTTCGTAGCCTCGCCTATATGGTAACATGGTGATTTTACCTTACTCACAAGCATTGTCACGTCAGCGATCACAGAGCCAGACACCACCATGGAACTGCCGTTCACGCCGGTCACAAACATCACCACATCTACCACGTCgctgaacaccaccatgacaccgccggtcacgccggtcacaagcatcaccacttCGCCGACCATTTTTTTACGAACATCACCATGACACTGATGTTCATGTCATCATTCACGTTAGCTGGACAAGACCATGCCGTTGCGGTCACACCGGCATGTCAAGACGACGTGCGGAAATAACACCATGCCGTCACCGACGACGAGGATGGCCACCACCATGGGttatcacctctcacttctcACCTATCATCACCACGTCACCATATCCATGAAGATGGCATGTGGGAGGTTGAGCAAGAGTACTCCAAAATATACTCACACATACATACGAATTACAGTATACTAGCGTCATTTGGAACAACGCAAGTTTCACTTCCTCCTCAGTGAAGTCCTTATCAAGGTTCATTTGCATCTCATCCGACACCCTAGCCGGCACAAGATTCAGCAAGTCCGCCATTACAGGAGCACCCTGCGACGTATACAGTTGTTGGTAGAAGGATTGTATTTCAGCATTTATCTCTTCTGGCTCTTCACACCTTGTACCATCTTCCTTTTGGAGACTAGTGATCGTATTTGCCCTCTTCCTTCTAGCAACTTGCATGAAAGAAGGCTATGTTCCGATTCCCTGCTCTCAACCAATTTACTCGGGCCTCTTGTTTAACCCAAATTTCTTCTTGGTGCAGTACTTCACTGATACGGTGCATAATCTTCCATTCTTCATACGATGGGCCTCGACCCATAGATTGCCTCCTAATTCGAACAAGCTCCCTCCTCAAGTTCACCAGTTTCTTCTTAAAATTACCGAACTGACCCCCACTGATCTAGACCTGTTTGCATGATGTTCAACGAGGACATCAGACCCGAGAGACCCTGACCACGCTGAGTTCCTTGCCAAAGATCCTTCACTATTTTACTATAATCCCCATGGGACTGCCATACATTTTCATAACGAAAAGGTCTTGCACTTCTCCTCCTATTCTGTGCTTGATGTGTGCTAAGCTCGGCCACTAAGCGACAGTGATCCGACTCCACCATATCCACATGACGAATCTTGATACCCGGGAACAAATGCAACAAGGTTATATCCCCAAAGGCTCTATCAATTCTCGCCTTCACATTAGCTAAGCCAGCCTGACGATTATCCCAGGTATAAGGGGCCCTTGAGAAGCTAAGGTCTAACAGCTCACACTCCTCTGTAGCTTCACGGAAAGCTCGCATCTGCCATTCCTCCCTTGCATGCTCACTAAAATGCTCCGTCCCATACATGGTCTCATTGAGGTCTCCCATGCATAGCCACGACATTTTACGAAGTAAGTAGAGACGTCGGAGTAGCGTCCAACTCAGGTGTCTTTTCTCCCGTTTCGATTCAAAATAAAATCCTGTGAAGCGCCCCGGAGAACCACTTCCATCTTTGGAACTAATCACCGCATCAATATGATGCATATTGAAACTCTTAATATCCACAGACACTTCAGCGGACCAGAACAATCCTATTCCGCCGCTAAGGCCCTCAATGCTTACTGCAAATGCACCAATGAAACCAAGTGCACCCGCTAGTTTCTCAACCCTCTTCCCTTCGATCTTTGTTTCCATCATGAAGAGCAGGGTGGGTTCCATATACTTCGTCAAGCTACGAAGCTCGCAAACTATCGAGTGATTCCCCATCCCCCGACAGTTCAGACTGAAGCACGTTATTGATCCCGGCGCGGCTGAGCCTCAGCCGATGCCGACTAAATTGAACTCTCACTTGAGAATGACACTTTCTTCTTCTTAGGATCAGGTGACGCTTTTTCTGCATTTGGTGGTGGTTCTGGCCTGGTATCTCTTTTATTGTTGCCACTAGACCCATCGAACACCACCATGGCCTTTGTCAAGACCATTGAGCATGAATTATCAGTCTCCACGGCCGACATATCTAACTTACGGTACACCTGCTTTACTTGGCCTCCACAATGGTCCTTGGACCGGCTTCCTCCTCCCTGGCCAGCCGTCTGGAAGTTTCCAGACCTAGCCGCCTGCTCCCCACTCTGGTCCTGAAAATGACTATGTGAACCGGTAGAGTTTTGAAAGCCTTGAGCACCTCCTCCTCCCTTCTGGCCAAAACCTGGTTTCTTCATGTCCTCAACCACATGAAGCCTTGCACTATAAGGCCACTCGCCATTGTCATCTTTCTCTGCTGGAGTTGGACACTGCAACGTTGAATGTCCAGGCAGACCATAAGAGAAACATAAATAGGGTAATTGTTCATATTAGACTTCATACCAATCACACGCTTCTCGTAGAGTAGAATCCAGAGCAATCCGTCTACGTAGCGGTTCCTTTACGTTTATGAACACCCTAGCCCTCAAGAAACCACTGAACTTATTTCTAGTGTCTATTTCCACTACCTCATCTCGAATATCACCTGCTATTTTGTGCCCCGAAATTTATTGACCATATTCAGCGGAAGGTCGATCACACGTACCCATAATAGCAACCTGTCGAAATTCAGCTCAGATGGGCGCCGCCAACTCTGATAATTCTCGAGCAACACAACATGTTTGTTGACAGTCCATGGAGATCTCTCCCAGACCCGCTCCCTATCTCTCTCAGAAGCCAACTCAGCAATGAACAAATTCGGGCCTCCATCAGTGAAGATCAAGCCCTTAGGATTTCCCCAAGCAGGGCGGAGTGCCGCAGAGATTGTTTGGATATGAATGACCTTTGGACTGGGAACCAAATCCTCCTGGCAAGCGCCCAAGATGGGCTACTTCCTTCCTCTCGATCATCGATACAAACCTTTCGTGATTCCGCCGCCGATAGTTTCAGACGACCCACCATCTCCTCAATGGTTTCCGATCGGCCCCCCGTTTCCGGTGGCCTAGATCCCCTCTCCTCCGAAGAGGCTGCTTCACTTGCCGCCATGACAAGAACGTCCCAAACCCCTGGATCGGAAATACCCTACCAAGAGCGGGCAGAGGCGCAAGGGCCTCCCCTTGATCGCTCCGAGTTTTGTCAGACCGAGAACCACGGGAGAGCAACGTCCGTACCAACGCAGATGTCGCTGTTTTCGATGGAAGCCTTCCCCCTGCGCCCCGGCGAGAGATCACCGAGCGCCGCCGCCTTCACTAGAAAAACCCTAATCGCCTCTAGGAGACGAAGCGTTTTTCCGTAGTCGCCAGGATTCTTGTGCGGCCGCTTATGTTGAACATGACGTATATGTACGTACAATGTGTATGTTTGCTGATTataaggttgggtggttaggagggtggttgtacccagcccaccagagttcaaactctGGGTCGGCATTTATGTGTCTcttaaggcggaatattcattttgTACTCCTTCGGTCCGGTATTGTGGGCTCCTAGTGGAAAACTATTTGTTCCAAAACACCTAAAGATTAAGGCCCGCTCTTAATTAATTGCCTAACTAATAGCCTCCTAGAATCATTCCCAGCCACAGCGCATGCCCCTCTCTCCTTTTCTTTAGGCTGTGTGAAACCGGTTTCCATGCATGCACATACAAGACGGGATCTCCATGGATGTGTGAAAATCACATGCCCTCCTTAATAGTGTACTTAGCTGGAAAATTAAAAGGGGTAGCTGATTGGTGGAACCGTATGACAGGAATAGCCAATAGTTTTGCACCTTGGTCGTGGTGCCATTCCTAGTAAGCCCAGAATACCGAACCGGAGGAAGTAGGAGACAACGTTCCCGTCGATAGCGAGACGTCTGTAttaacttcgtcaatttcaagatctaatccgccggctcagtcttcctgAGGTGCTTATAGGGTAGAGTGTACGTGTGTgcgtcataggggtgagtgtacgcgcatgtatgtgagcgtctacgtCATAGTCGTGTGTTTCGGTTAATTAATAATTATCATTTTTGGCTTAAAGTGTTCTAACATTGTTAACATGGCATATACTAAGACTATGGAATTCTTATCCCAAGGCTTCATTGGTATTTCTCCAATTATTTGTATGTCTTCTAGTCTTTGCACAATCTTATCTATATCTTGTTTAGATTTTATGTCTCTGTACCAATTTGCTATAAACTCTGTGCATGTACTTTCTATCTGTTGAAGTGTGCCTTGAATTTACTGTTTTCTATGTTATGTTTGCTTAATGTTTAGATGTTCTTTGATTTTAGATCGTTTCGAAATGTAAATAAGCTGGATTTAGACATGATTGCTAACACAATATTGTTTTTAAGTAGCAAGTTCACATCATCATGTGCTACTCTTTCTGTTTATACCATGAACGTACTTTTAGTTTCTGTTATTGTAATTTATTTATACCTGATATAATCATATGAATGAGTTATGTAGCAATGGTCAGACATgccttttttttgttgttgttgttgataaTGCAATTGGCATGTCTCTAATTCATGTTATTGCAATCTACCTCTACATGGTAAACGAGTTATATATATAAGCATGGGCAAACACTACTTCTTTGTTCAATGACATCAGAGCTGAGGCGCGAGATTGGGTGGATGCGGGTGCCCGGGATATTCGCCAACTACTTCCCTAGATTAGATTTTTTGGGTTTAGTTGTATAGCGGGGGTGTTGGTCCTTTCTTAGACTTGTACATATAACAtttttctatcaatgcatcgaaacgtaAGGCTTTTGTGTTTTCATGAAAAAACTCAGCGCAAAGGATCCTAAAGTGGCCTGGGGGTCTCTATATAGATCACAAACATATCCAACATATGTGTTTACTCAACACGCAAGGCGACAAATATATATGAATTGCCTTCATTTCTTTCCCCTGATAATATCGCTTGACCTAAATGAGATCAAGAAGTACATGAAACCATTGATAACAACAGGGAAACTTCGGCCAAAGGAGATGTTCGTGGGAGGTGTTCGTGCCCACCTCCATATGATGTCATCTCCAATAGTCCGAACCTTGCAGGTCTAATCTATTCGGAGATGGACCACATTGTACTTCCTGCACACGCACCAAAACCAACACACGGAATTCACCGGGAGCCAATAAAGGAGTTGAAGATGAGCTCGTCTGGCAATGCCATGGCGGCGGCCGGTTCAGGCTTGTTAAGGAGGCGGCCTTTTTGAGACGGTCGATGGGGTGCGATGGTGCACGGCAGCGTTTTTCTCGTGGAGAAGGGGCCATCGAGGAGGGAGACTCGTGGGGAAAAATAGTTGAGGTCACGGCGTTGAGATTGGATCGAGAGATGGTATTCCACGTATCTGTATCTATGGAAAATTAGTTCAGATATCATTTTGCTCTCAGAAGAGAGACATGTATACATCTTTGAAAAATCAGGTTTGTAGAGTGGCTTCAACTGTGGTGGGCAGCATCAGATCTTTGCCGAGACTAAACCGTTCAATTGCAAGCTGCAAAGGCCAACTGCCTCGAAGCCACAGCCTAGTTTCAGTAGCCTTGTACATGTCTCGGACCTGGAATCGTAGGCTTGGAGTACCATCCTTGTTGATTGATCAAAGAGTACACGAACAATTTTCCACCATCAGGTGCGCCAGTCTTCCCGCCAAGCCATTATTTTGAACTTGGTAATTCGTTGCCTACCAGGCCCCTTCTACCACTTCATGAAAAGCGGCCTCTTTCAACCAACAGGTCTCTAATCGTAACAGCAAGCGGCCCTGACTCCTGTGCCGGGGAATCTCCAAAGGTCACCATAATGGGCCTATGATCAGAGAAGAATTTTGTAGGAACATTTCTATTAAATACTACATATGTGGCATCAGCCAATGTTGCAGATAGGCAGGTCAGGTCTAGAGAGTTTGTCCAAATCCAGGAAAGCTATTTACAGTAACATAGCTACCTTTAAAAGGTTTTGCTTTGCACATAAAACAATAGAATGTAAAGTTTTGATTCCTGGGGGATGACATGGCAAtttgagaatgaaaataacatgaTTGTGAACAGTAATATGTATATGGATGCTCATGAGTTGATCGCGAATGCTAAGTGACACAATTCACGTTTTATATACTCCTATTCTCTAGTCATTTTCAAAAGACACCTTATGTGATAGTGATATGAGATTAGTAGGCCCAAATGCACACAATGATCGTAATTATGCTTAACTATATCTAGGGCCTGACAGTGACATGTTTTTCTGAATCATAAAGTATTAGTATCACAAATCCCACTCTACCCTACAAAACTTTGTGGCATGAATTTTAGACTAAAATTTACAAAGCCATCGACACAATCAGCTATCTAATGATTCCTGACTCTTATCTAAGAGCAAGACAACGAATCAGTAGAAGTCTATAACTCCGGTGATTGTGATAGGAGGGTGGATTGCCACCCGCTTTGCTTTTTCTTCAGAAACCAactgtggcaatgtgtttgctttCTTTGGTCCAACACCTGCGGCTGTCCATACAGTAACATGTGGCCAATCATTTCTGGAGACGATAGTCTCACCATTTACCATTCCAAGCTGCGCCTCGAGAGCAGCCATCTTATCGGTGTAGAAGAAGGCGTTAAAAGACACAGGGACTTCCTGGTTCTTGTAGACAGCATAACTTGCAACTGCAGCTACACCATGTGCACTTTTGTGGGCGAGGGTGATATGCACCTTGTTCAGGTTATCCTCTACTTTTATGCCGTTGAGAAATTTTTTGACAGCAGTGTCTTTCTCTGCAACCTGTCAATTTTGCAATATGCACGACATGGTTAGAGTCAGATCATCATCCACGAATGCTTCATAACGAAATAAAATAGCAAACAATATCCCTATATAGTGTAACAGCAGCAAAGTGCTTAGACTAAGCTGAGCATACAGGTCTTACCTTCCTGACAAGTCCCAATATATCTGCCTGAGATAATGTAACAGCAGCGAAAAAGATGTTGCCGAACCTCCGCTTCGCAGTATCAGGTGTTTTGATATCACCTTTCACCACAGCCTTTAACTGTTCCACTACTTCTTTCACCGCAACCTCAAATGGAACCTAAATAAAATAATAAACATTATAACACAAGAAATTAATTATCTTTTTCCACAGGGAACAAAAGCACCATTTTCCTGTGCACGGAAATTGTGAACTCAAGATGGATCAGTGCATGCAATCCAATAACTCCGTGATCAAAGCACATCACATAGAAAATGTAAGGTCATCTCTACTGATATTGCTAAACCAGAGATAAAGAGAAAATGTTAAGACTAATAGTGTGTAAGATTTCAAAATTGTGATCGTAAAAAGGGTAGTACAACTAATAATAATGTGTGTGAGAAGAGCTGGGCATATATGGTCGTTCACACTAACTTAAGAGTTTGTGTGTCGTCTATTGTAAGCCTCACCTACTGTATTACCTAACTTTGACTTAAATCAATAGAGCACGGCAGTCTATAAAGTTAACAGTGGGAATAGGGTAACGTAAGTTTGGAAGGTTGATCAGCCACAAACTTCTTTGTTTGAGATAAGCTTACAAAAATCTCttctactccctctgttccatattTTTTGTCACAGATTCGGACGTATGTATGCACAAAATGTGTCTAGTTACATTCAAATCAGCGATAAGAATTACGGCACGGAGGAAGTATTAGTTTGTGACCAGACGACATGGAGTAGTGTAAAACCACAACCCCGTATCCTTACTGACTATTTGGTACTTTATTCTAGTTGTCCACACTCCAAAGGTTAAAGTTTCCCGACCAACCACTAGTTTCCTGATTAGAATACAGATTTTCAATGTCTAATAGATGAGACATGTTTACCTGAATGGATTTAAGATAATCATCATTCCGAAACAATATCTTGCGCA includes the following:
- the LOC139832315 gene encoding uncharacterized protein, encoding MGNHSIVCELRSLTKYMEPTLLFMMETKIEGKRVEKLAGALGFIGAFAVSIEGLSGGIGLFWSAEVSVDIKSFNMHHIDAVISSKDGSGSPGRFTGFYFESKREKRHLSWTLLRRLYLLRKMSWLCMGDLNETMYGTEHFSEHAREEWQMRAFREATEECELLDLSFSRAPYTWDNRQAGLANVKARIDRAFGDITLLHLFPGIKIRHVDMVESDHCRLVAELSTHQAQNRRRSARPFRYENVWQSHGDYSKIVKDLWQGTQRGQGLSGLMSSLNIMQTGLDQWGSVR